One Brassica napus cultivar Da-Ae chromosome C4, Da-Ae, whole genome shotgun sequence genomic region harbors:
- the LOC125585188 gene encoding uncharacterized protein LOC125585188: MEEGQPSCRNVVNLRYSVNPLPNASALFSLFSSAAAFATDVRSRKVSRTRAILILFKSHGFTDSQISTIVTDYPLLLIADADKSLGPKLQFLQSRGAYCAYFKSSKNLRYSRGQNHKQLLRFRLRGYRSRQEEFQARNFYLPQGNKLRNVSLLRDLGVPQKRLLGASYSCIFSSFHPYTKRRAPRRSVLKSGK, from the exons ATGGAAGAAGGTCAGCCGAGTTGCAGAAATGTCGTAAATTTGAGATATTCAGTGAACCCTTTACCAAATGCATCTGCCTTATTCAGTCTCTTCTCCTCTGCTGCTGCATTTGCTACTGACGTGAGGTCTCGAAAAG TTTCGAGGACAAGGGCAATCCTGATTCTGTTCAAGAGTCATGGGTTCACAGATTCTCAGATCTCCACCATCGTCACAGACTACCCACTGTTGCTTATAGCAGATGCTGACAAGTCTCTTGGTCCCAAGCTTCAGTTTCTTCAGTCTAGAGGAGCTTACTGTGCCTATTTCAAAAGTTCCAAGAATCTTAGGTACTCCAGGGGACAAAATCATAAGCAGCTACTACGATTTCGTTTAAGAGGTTATAGAAGCAGACAAGAAGAGTTCCAAGCCCGGAACTTTTATTTGCCACAGGGAAACAAACTGAGAAACGTTTCGCTTCTGAGAGACTTAGGCGTGCCTCAGAAGAGGTTGCTTGGGGCCAGCTACTCTTGTATTTTTTCCTCTTTCCATCCATACACAAAGCGCAGAGCGCCTAGACGTAGTGTACTTAA